One genomic window of Oncorhynchus kisutch isolate 150728-3 linkage group LG26, Okis_V2, whole genome shotgun sequence includes the following:
- the LOC109870727 gene encoding interleukin-1 receptor type 1 isoform X3: MDWSQRLQLLLFSLLCLTGNSKAVGEVCEDKGRETEWVFSVSGDAAMLTSTLLDLNVSDNRSIPYNISWYYLRTGTELTRETGKTLVRGKTLWIFNITMEDAGDYECVVRLPSECYKKVALLIVNHTNPGECGRPEKTQQVLTNTATSFLNCPLSDHIREVDNYSIQWYKGCEPIVEDDPLWNRFSYVSHSAVELLRVKVVTLEDAFYTCTMTFNLEGFSGRISETINGMVDVEYGLEPQVVEPANEIIKADLGSSFSKMCRVFVPSVGNKHCANLNWISRENSISKIVSKRIFQESEREWREEKGVWLERNLNFLTVEEEDFSIHYTCKVSSDRGSPSASFTLQPTDPNNLFPIGVLLTSLVLVFTVSVVIYHRFKIDIVLWLRRVFPLLYPNTDSDGKLYDAYVAYPRLFGDGGRACGEAEMFALHTLPQVLEGRCGYRLFILGRDSLPGEAVLDAVEESMLASRCLLLVYSGSTFCSDSSGVLEAWQSFERQTAMHHALLEGSLKVVLVELEEVTPTQLALFPESVRHLRERQGAVCWWKSSRIRRSKGLRCGRWRKEVAEKRGEQASPPLSSPSLFLSSRFWKELRYYMPVRGMRTRCPEKNSLLNL, from the exons ATGGATTGGAGTCAGAGGTTGCAGCTCTTGCTCTTCTCACTCCTCTGTCTCACTGGCAACTCCAAGGCAGTAGGAG AGGTCTGTGAGGACAAAGGACGAGAGACTGAGTGGGTCTTTTCAGTTTCCGGTGATGCTGCCATGTTGACATCCACCCTGTTGGACCTCAACGTGTCTGACAACCGCAGCATCCCCTATAACATCTCATGGTATTACCTAAGGACTGGGACAGAGCTGACCAGGGAGACAGGAAAGACTCTGGTGCGGGGGAAGACACTCTGGATTTTTAACATCACGATGGAAGATGCTGGAGACTATGAGTGTGTTGTGAG ACTACCCTCTGAGTGCTACAAGAAGGTTGCCTTACTGATTGTGAACCACACCAACCCAGGAGAATGCGGTCGACCAGAAAAGACCCAACAGGTCCTGACCAACACAGCCACCTCTTTCCTGAACTGCCCATTGAGTGACCATATCAGGGAAGTAGACAACTACTCCATCCAGTGGTACAAG GGCTGTGAACCCATTGTGGAAGATGATCCCTTGTGGAACAGGTTTAGTTATGTCAGTCACAGTGCTGTGGAGTTACTCCGAGTAAAAGTGGTCACCCTTGAGGATGCGTTCTACACCTGCACCATGACCTTTAACTTGGAAGGGTTCAGCGGCAGGATCTCAGAGACCATCAACGGTATGGTGGACG TGGAGTATGGCCTGGAGCCCCAAGTGGTTGAACCTGCCAATGAGATCATCAAAGCAGATTTGG GTTCTTCCTTCAGTAAGATGTGTCGAGTGTTTGTCCCGAGTGTGGGGAATAAACATTGTGCAAATTTGAATTGGATTTCTAGAGAGAACTCAATTTCCAAAATTGTCTCAAAGCGCATCTTTCAGGAATCAGAAAG ggagtggagagaagagaagggtgtTTGGTTGGAGCGTAATTTGAATTTCTTGACGGTGGAAGAGGAAGACTTTTCCATCCATTACACGTGTAAGGTTTCCAGCGACAGAGGCAGTCCTTCTGCCTCCTTCACACTACAGCCTACAG ATCCAAACAACCTGTTCCCTATTGGGGTACTACTGACTAGTCTGGTATTGGTGTTTACTGTTAGTGTTGTGATTTACCATCGCTTCAAGATTGACATTGTGCTGTGGCTAAGGCGGGTGTTCCCGCTTCTCTACCCAAACACAG ACTCTGATGGGAAGCTGTATGATGCGTACGTGGCTTACCCCCGTCTGTTTGGGGATGGGGGCAGGGCCTGTGGAGAGGCAGAGATGTTTGCCCTCCACACGTTGCCCCAGGTTCTGGAGGGGAGGTGTGGCTACAGGCTCTTCATACTGGGCCGGGACAGCCTACCAGGGGAAG ctGTATTAGATGCTGTGGAGGAGAGCATGCTGGCCAGCCGGTGTCTCCTCCTGGTCTACTCTGGCTCTACGTTCTGCAGTGACAGCAGCGGTGTCCTGGAGGCCTGGCAGAGCTTCGAGAGGCAGACGGCCATGCACCATGCCCTGCTGGAGGGCTCCCTTAAGGTGGTCCTGGTGGAGCTGGAGGAGGTCACTCCTACACAGCTGGCCCTCTTCCCTGAGTCGGTGCGCCACCTCCGGGAGCGCCAGGGCGCCGTCTGCTGGTGGAAGAGTAGCAGGATAAGGAGGTCCAAAGGGTTGAGGTGTGGGAGGTGGAGAAAAGAGGTGGcggagaagagaggggagcaggcttcgccccctctctcctcaccctctcttttcttGTCCTCACGCTTCTGGAAGGAGTTGAGGTATTATATGCCAGTGAGGGGCATGAGGACGAGGTGCCCAGAGAAGAACAGCCTGTTGAACTTGTGA
- the LOC109870727 gene encoding interleukin-1 receptor type 1 isoform X1 — translation MDWSQRLQLLLFSLLCLTGNSKAVGDSLFAEVCEDKGRETEWVFSVSGDAAMLTSTLLDLNVSDNRSIPYNISWYYLRTGTELTRETGKTLVRGKTLWIFNITMEDAGDYECVVRLPSECYKKVALLIVNHTNPGECGRPEKTQQVLTNTATSFLNCPLSDHIREVDNYSIQWYKGCEPIVEDDPLWNRFSYVSHSAVELLRVKVVTLEDAFYTCTMTFNLEGFSGRISETINGMVDVEYGLEPQVVEPANEIIKADLGSSFSKMCRVFVPSVGNKHCANLNWISRENSISKIVSKRIFQESEREWREEKGVWLERNLNFLTVEEEDFSIHYTCKVSSDRGSPSASFTLQPTDPNNLFPIGVLLTSLVLVFTVSVVIYHRFKIDIVLWLRRVFPLLYPNTDSDGKLYDAYVAYPRLFGDGGRACGEAEMFALHTLPQVLEGRCGYRLFILGRDSLPGEAVLDAVEESMLASRCLLLVYSGSTFCSDSSGVLEAWQSFERQTAMHHALLEGSLKVVLVELEEVTPTQLALFPESVRHLRERQGAVCWWKSSRIRRSKGLRCGRWRKEVAEKRGEQASPPLSSPSLFLSSRFWKELRYYMPVRGMRTRCPEKNSLLNL, via the exons ATGGATTGGAGTCAGAGGTTGCAGCTCTTGCTCTTCTCACTCCTCTGTCTCACTGGCAACTCCAAGGCAGTAGGAG ACTCTTTGTTTGCAGAGGTCTGTGAGGACAAAGGACGAGAGACTGAGTGGGTCTTTTCAGTTTCCGGTGATGCTGCCATGTTGACATCCACCCTGTTGGACCTCAACGTGTCTGACAACCGCAGCATCCCCTATAACATCTCATGGTATTACCTAAGGACTGGGACAGAGCTGACCAGGGAGACAGGAAAGACTCTGGTGCGGGGGAAGACACTCTGGATTTTTAACATCACGATGGAAGATGCTGGAGACTATGAGTGTGTTGTGAG ACTACCCTCTGAGTGCTACAAGAAGGTTGCCTTACTGATTGTGAACCACACCAACCCAGGAGAATGCGGTCGACCAGAAAAGACCCAACAGGTCCTGACCAACACAGCCACCTCTTTCCTGAACTGCCCATTGAGTGACCATATCAGGGAAGTAGACAACTACTCCATCCAGTGGTACAAG GGCTGTGAACCCATTGTGGAAGATGATCCCTTGTGGAACAGGTTTAGTTATGTCAGTCACAGTGCTGTGGAGTTACTCCGAGTAAAAGTGGTCACCCTTGAGGATGCGTTCTACACCTGCACCATGACCTTTAACTTGGAAGGGTTCAGCGGCAGGATCTCAGAGACCATCAACGGTATGGTGGACG TGGAGTATGGCCTGGAGCCCCAAGTGGTTGAACCTGCCAATGAGATCATCAAAGCAGATTTGG GTTCTTCCTTCAGTAAGATGTGTCGAGTGTTTGTCCCGAGTGTGGGGAATAAACATTGTGCAAATTTGAATTGGATTTCTAGAGAGAACTCAATTTCCAAAATTGTCTCAAAGCGCATCTTTCAGGAATCAGAAAG ggagtggagagaagagaagggtgtTTGGTTGGAGCGTAATTTGAATTTCTTGACGGTGGAAGAGGAAGACTTTTCCATCCATTACACGTGTAAGGTTTCCAGCGACAGAGGCAGTCCTTCTGCCTCCTTCACACTACAGCCTACAG ATCCAAACAACCTGTTCCCTATTGGGGTACTACTGACTAGTCTGGTATTGGTGTTTACTGTTAGTGTTGTGATTTACCATCGCTTCAAGATTGACATTGTGCTGTGGCTAAGGCGGGTGTTCCCGCTTCTCTACCCAAACACAG ACTCTGATGGGAAGCTGTATGATGCGTACGTGGCTTACCCCCGTCTGTTTGGGGATGGGGGCAGGGCCTGTGGAGAGGCAGAGATGTTTGCCCTCCACACGTTGCCCCAGGTTCTGGAGGGGAGGTGTGGCTACAGGCTCTTCATACTGGGCCGGGACAGCCTACCAGGGGAAG ctGTATTAGATGCTGTGGAGGAGAGCATGCTGGCCAGCCGGTGTCTCCTCCTGGTCTACTCTGGCTCTACGTTCTGCAGTGACAGCAGCGGTGTCCTGGAGGCCTGGCAGAGCTTCGAGAGGCAGACGGCCATGCACCATGCCCTGCTGGAGGGCTCCCTTAAGGTGGTCCTGGTGGAGCTGGAGGAGGTCACTCCTACACAGCTGGCCCTCTTCCCTGAGTCGGTGCGCCACCTCCGGGAGCGCCAGGGCGCCGTCTGCTGGTGGAAGAGTAGCAGGATAAGGAGGTCCAAAGGGTTGAGGTGTGGGAGGTGGAGAAAAGAGGTGGcggagaagagaggggagcaggcttcgccccctctctcctcaccctctcttttcttGTCCTCACGCTTCTGGAAGGAGTTGAGGTATTATATGCCAGTGAGGGGCATGAGGACGAGGTGCCCAGAGAAGAACAGCCTGTTGAACTTGTGA
- the LOC109870727 gene encoding interleukin-1 receptor type 1 isoform X2: MDWSQRLQLLLFSLLCLTGNSKAVGDSLFAEVCEDKGRETEWVFSVSGDAAMLTSTLLDLNVSDNRSIPYNISWYYLRTGTELTRETGKTLVRGKTLWIFNITMEDAGDYECVVRLPSECYKKVALLIVNHTNPGECGRPEKTQQVLTNTATSFLNCPLSDHIREVDNYSIQWYKGCEPIVEDDPLWNRFSYVSHSAVELLRVKVVTLEDAFYTCTMTFNLEGFSGRISETINGMVDVEYGLEPQVVEPANEIIKADLGSSFSKMCRVFVPSVGNKHCANLNWISRENSISKIVSKRIFQESEREWREEKGVWLERNLNFLTVEEEDFSIHYTCKVSSDRGSPSASFTLQPTDPNNLFPIGVLLTSLVLVFTVSVVIYHRFKIDIVLWLRRVFPLLYPNTDSDGKLYDAYVAYPRLFGDGGRACGEAEMFALHTLPQVLEGRCGYRLFILGRDSLPGEAVLDAVEESMLASRCLLLVYSGSTFCSDSSGVLEAWQSFERQTAMHHALLEGSLKVVLVELEEVTPTQLALFPESVRHLRERQGAVCWWKSSRIRRSKGLRCGRWRKEVAEKRGEQASPPLSSPSLFLSSRFWKELRYYMPVRGMRTRCPEKNSLLNL, translated from the exons ATGGATTGGAGTCAGAGGTTGCAGCTCTTGCTCTTCTCACTCCTCTGTCTCACTGGCAACTCCAAGGCAGTAGGAG ACTCTTTGTTTGCAGAGGTCTGTGAGGACAAAGGACGAGAGACTGAGTGGGTCTTTTCAGTTTCCGGTGATGCTGCCATGTTGACATCCACCCTGTTGGACCTCAACGTGTCTGACAACCGCAGCATCCCCTATAACATCTCATGGTATTACCTAAGGACTGGGACAGAGCTGACCAGGGAGACAGGAAAGACTCTGGTGCGGGGGAAGACACTCTGGATTTTTAACATCACGATGGAAGATGCTGGAGACTATGAGTGTGTTGTGAG ACTACCCTCTGAGTGCTACAAGAAGGTTGCCTTACTGATTGTGAACCACACCAACCCAGGAGAATGCGGTCGACCAGAAAAGACCCAACAGGTCCTGACCAACACAGCCACCTCTTTCCTGAACTGCCCATTGAGTGACCATATCAGGGAAGTAGACAACTACTCCATCCAGTGGTACAAG GGCTGTGAACCCATTGTGGAAGATGATCCCTTGTGGAACAGGTTTAGTTATGTCAGTCACAGTGCTGTGGAGTTACTCCGAGTAAAAGTGGTCACCCTTGAGGATGCGTTCTACACCTGCACCATGACCTTTAACTTGGAAGGGTTCAGCGGCAGGATCTCAGAGACCATCAACGGTATGGTGGACG TGGAGTATGGCCTGGAGCCCCAAGTGGTTGAACCTGCCAATGAGATCATCAAAGCAGATTTGG GTTCTTCCTTCAGTAAGATGTGTCGAGTGTTTGTCCCGAGTGTGGGGAATAAACATTGTGCAAATTTGAATTGGATTTCTAGAGAGAACTCAATTTCCAAAATTGTCTCAAAGCGCATCTTTCAGGAATCAGAAAG ggagtggagagaagagaagggtgtTTGGTTGGAGCGTAATTTGAATTTCTTGACGGTGGAAGAGGAAGACTTTTCCATCCATTACACGTGTAAGGTTTCCAGCGACAGAGGCAGTCCTTCTGCCTCCTTCACACTACAGCCTACAG ATCCAAACAACCTGTTCCCTATTGGGGTACTACTGACTAGTCTGGTATTGGTGTTTACTGTTAGTGTTGTGATTTACCATCGCTTCAAGATTGACATTGTGCTGTGGCTAAGGCGGGTGTTCCCGCTTCTCTACCCAAACACAG ACTCTGATGGGAAGCTGTATGATGCGTACGTGGCTTACCCCCGTCTGTTTGGGGATGGGGGCAGGGCCTGTGGAGAGGCAGAGATGTTTGCCCTCCACACGTTGCCCCAGGTTCTGGAGGGGAGGTGTGGCTACAGGCTCTTCATACTGGGCCGGGACAGCCTACCAGGGGAAG ctGTATTAGATGCTGTGGAGGAGAGCATGCTGGCCAGCCGGTGTCTCCTCCTGGTCTACTCTGGCTCTACGTTCTGCAGTGACAGCAGCGGTGTCCTGGAGGCCTGGCAGAGCTTCGAGAGGCAGACGGCCATGCACCATGCCCTGCTGGAGGGCTCCCTTAAGGTGGTCCTGGTGGAGCTGGAGGAGGTCACTCCTACACAGCTGGCCCTCTTCCCTGAGTCGGTGCGCCACCTCCGGGAGCGCCAGGGCGCCGTCTGCTGGTGGAAGAGTAGCAGGATAAGGAGGTCCAAAGGGTTGAGGTGTGGGAGGTGGAGAAAAGAGGTGGcggagaagagaggggagcaggcttcgccccctctctcctcaccctctcttttcttGTCCTCACGCTTCTGGAAGGAGTTGAGGTATTATATGCCAGTGAGGGGCATGAGGACGAG